One window from the genome of Corynebacterium sp. SCR221107 encodes:
- the glmM gene encoding phosphoglucosamine mutase, which produces MTRLFGTDGVRGLANKNLTASLALRLGSAAAHVLTADHASSKRRPLAVIGRDPRVSGEMLAAALAAGMSSRGVDVLRVGVLPTPAVAYLTDFYGADMGVVISASHNPMPDNGIKFFSKGGHKLPDSVEDEIEKAMGSLPETGPTGHGIGRVIEEAVDAQKHYLDHLAQAMPRKLSGIKVVVDCANGAASDVAPMAYAAAGAEVIAIHNSPNAYNINDNCGSTHIEQVEQAVVEHGADLGLAHDGDADRCLAVDAHGNVVDGDQIMAILALAMKENGELRKSTLVATVMSNLGLRLAMDEAGITLRTTKVGDRYVLEDLNAGGFSLGGEQSGHIVMPDHGTTGDGTLTGLALMGRMAETGLPLEVLAQAMTVLPQVLINVPVSDKTRIESDPSVVAAIERAETELGNTGRVLLRASGTEELFRVMVEAASEEQARAIAADLAAIVAKV; this is translated from the coding sequence ATGACTCGACTCTTTGGAACCGACGGTGTCCGTGGCCTAGCCAATAAGAATCTCACCGCCTCGCTCGCGCTGCGGCTTGGCTCAGCGGCCGCCCACGTTCTCACCGCCGACCATGCTTCCTCCAAGCGACGTCCCCTAGCGGTTATCGGCCGAGATCCACGTGTTTCCGGCGAGATGCTGGCAGCAGCGCTGGCCGCGGGTATGTCCAGCCGCGGCGTCGATGTCTTGCGCGTGGGCGTGCTGCCCACCCCGGCTGTGGCTTACCTGACGGACTTTTACGGCGCCGACATGGGTGTCGTGATTTCCGCATCGCACAATCCCATGCCCGACAACGGCATCAAGTTCTTCTCCAAGGGCGGGCATAAGCTGCCCGACTCGGTCGAGGACGAGATCGAAAAGGCCATGGGTTCCCTTCCCGAGACCGGCCCCACCGGCCATGGCATTGGCCGCGTCATCGAGGAGGCCGTCGACGCCCAAAAGCACTATCTCGACCACCTGGCTCAGGCCATGCCGCGCAAGCTCAGCGGCATCAAGGTCGTCGTGGACTGCGCTAACGGCGCCGCCAGCGATGTGGCCCCCATGGCCTACGCTGCCGCTGGCGCCGAGGTCATCGCCATCCACAATTCCCCGAACGCCTACAACATCAACGACAATTGCGGTTCCACCCACATTGAGCAGGTGGAGCAGGCGGTCGTGGAACACGGCGCCGACCTGGGCCTTGCTCACGACGGTGACGCCGACCGTTGCCTGGCCGTGGATGCGCATGGCAACGTCGTCGACGGCGACCAGATCATGGCCATCCTCGCCCTGGCGATGAAGGAAAACGGTGAGCTGCGCAAGTCCACGCTCGTCGCTACCGTCATGAGCAACCTCGGATTGCGCTTGGCGATGGACGAAGCGGGCATTACATTGCGCACCACCAAGGTCGGTGATCGATACGTGCTCGAAGACCTCAACGCGGGCGGCTTCAGCCTCGGCGGTGAGCAGTCCGGCCACATCGTCATGCCAGACCATGGCACCACCGGCGACGGCACTCTTACCGGCCTGGCGTTGATGGGGCGCATGGCGGAGACCGGGCTCCCGCTGGAAGTGCTCGCCCAGGCCATGACCGTGCTGCCGCAGGTCCTCATCAATGTTCCAGTGTCCGATAAGACGCGCATCGAGTCCGACCCCAGCGTTGTCGCGGCTATCGAGCGTGCCGAGACCGAGCTGGGCAACACCGGCCGCGTGTTGCTGCGCGCCTCCGGCACGGAGGAGCTGTTCCGCGTCATGGTTGAGGCTGCGAGCGAGGAACAGGCTCGCGCGATTGCCGCCGATCTCGCAGCAATCGTCGCGAAGGTCTAA
- a CDS encoding dienelactone hydrolase family protein → MAENLNKQLSKLSKRGPHRVLVGDLDYAGIPGKVYAPAEGQGLPAVAFGHDWMKDISSYEGTLRHLASWGIVAAAPNTEKGIAPDHRGFAADLETTLQILAGVRLGTGNVTVAPRRLGLVGHGMGASAAILAAVGRPSLTAVAALYPSQTVPSPVVAASQLTMPGLVIGSNESPFLDFGNAPKIAQSWGGSCTYFEVDNANHLTLSEDTMFKLLTGLGGLRAAPRETVRGVLTGYLLHQFEGGRHYAGFSSPHAEAKKLRSYTPQELEQRANGANLAAGPMPFVS, encoded by the coding sequence GTGGCTGAGAACTTGAATAAGCAACTGTCGAAACTGTCCAAGCGGGGTCCGCACCGAGTCCTCGTCGGCGACCTTGATTATGCCGGTATTCCGGGAAAGGTCTATGCCCCCGCCGAGGGACAAGGGCTGCCCGCGGTCGCTTTCGGCCACGACTGGATGAAGGACATCTCTTCCTACGAGGGCACTCTTCGCCATCTGGCTTCATGGGGCATCGTTGCGGCCGCGCCAAATACCGAAAAGGGCATCGCACCAGACCACCGTGGTTTTGCCGCTGATCTTGAGACCACCCTGCAGATCCTAGCGGGGGTTCGTTTGGGCACGGGCAACGTCACCGTTGCCCCGCGTCGCCTCGGCTTGGTCGGCCACGGCATGGGGGCCTCGGCGGCCATCCTTGCAGCGGTCGGACGCCCCAGCCTGACCGCCGTTGCTGCCCTTTATCCCTCGCAGACCGTCCCCTCCCCGGTGGTCGCAGCCTCGCAGCTGACCATGCCGGGCCTGGTCATCGGATCGAATGAATCTCCCTTCCTGGACTTCGGCAATGCCCCGAAGATTGCCCAATCGTGGGGCGGAAGCTGCACCTACTTCGAGGTCGACAACGCCAACCACCTCACGCTGTCAGAGGACACCATGTTCAAACTGCTCACCGGACTCGGTGGCCTCAGAGCTGCACCACGTGAGACGGTTCGTGGCGTCCTGACCGGTTACCTGTTGCACCAGTTTGAGGGTGGCCGCCACTACGCTGGTTTTAGCTCGCCTCACGCCGAAGCAAAGAAGCTTCGCAGCTACACCCCGCAGGAGCTCGAGCAAAGGGCAAACGGCGCAAATCTTGCCGCCGGTCCGATGCCGTTTGTCAGCTAG
- the alr gene encoding alanine racemase gives MNLLETRISLTAIAANTALIKKMVAPAKLMCVVKADAYNHGAVQAARVMEENGADQFGVATIDEALELRAGGITRPILCWIWSTTQENEAIAAIEAGIDLAVVSIAHARLVSELSLRIAPTRVTVKVDTGLHRSGVDEKDWEEVFTMLRDAEGVEVTGIFSHLACADEVDNPYNDLQADTFRRAIACGRKLGLDLPINHLSNSPATLTRPDLRFDMVRPGIALYGLEPVAGYDHGLQEAMSWVGKVTVVKPIRKGETTSYSRTWAAPEDGFTAVVPAGYADGLPRAAQGHLQVTIDGHHYPQVGRVCMDQFVIFLGKNEHGVAPGDEAVIFGPDGVSSTVLAEAMGTINYELVCRPTGRTRRVVIGA, from the coding sequence ATGAACCTGCTTGAAACCCGCATCAGTTTGACAGCCATCGCCGCCAATACCGCTTTAATAAAGAAGATGGTGGCGCCAGCGAAGCTCATGTGCGTGGTCAAGGCGGATGCGTACAACCACGGTGCTGTGCAGGCAGCGCGCGTGATGGAGGAAAACGGCGCCGATCAGTTCGGTGTGGCCACTATCGATGAGGCGCTTGAATTGCGTGCGGGCGGGATCACCCGCCCCATCTTGTGCTGGATCTGGTCGACGACACAAGAAAACGAAGCCATTGCCGCCATCGAGGCGGGAATCGACTTGGCGGTGGTGTCGATAGCGCATGCGCGATTAGTGTCGGAGCTTTCATTACGGATAGCACCCACCCGAGTTACGGTGAAGGTGGATACGGGGCTGCACCGATCGGGGGTTGATGAGAAGGATTGGGAAGAAGTATTCACCATGCTTCGCGATGCCGAAGGCGTTGAGGTCACCGGCATCTTTAGCCATCTGGCCTGCGCCGATGAAGTCGATAATCCCTACAACGATCTGCAAGCAGACACTTTCCGTCGTGCCATTGCTTGTGGTCGAAAACTGGGCCTTGACCTTCCCATCAATCACCTGTCCAACTCCCCGGCCACGTTGACTCGGCCCGACCTGCGCTTCGACATGGTTCGCCCGGGTATTGCCCTGTATGGACTCGAGCCAGTTGCCGGATACGACCATGGTCTGCAGGAAGCCATGAGCTGGGTGGGTAAAGTGACCGTGGTCAAACCTATACGTAAGGGAGAGACCACCAGTTACTCGCGCACCTGGGCTGCGCCGGAGGATGGCTTCACGGCGGTCGTGCCCGCGGGTTATGCCGATGGGCTGCCGCGTGCGGCTCAAGGGCACCTACAGGTCACCATTGACGGCCATCATTACCCACAGGTGGGACGCGTGTGCATGGACCAGTTCGTCATTTTCCTGGGCAAGAATGAGCATGGCGTAGCTCCCGGAGATGAAGCCGTGATCTTCGGTCCTGACGGAGTATCATCCACGGTGCTTGCGGAGGCGATGGGGACGATCAATTACGAGCTGGTGTGTCGGCCAACGGGGCGCACGCGCCGGGTAGTTATCGGTGCGTAG
- the tsaE gene encoding tRNA (adenosine(37)-N6)-threonylcarbamoyltransferase complex ATPase subunit type 1 TsaE, which produces MKKDFPTQGSKRLETAADTQKLGEELGAVLEAGDVVILDGPLGAGKTTFTQGLARGLGVKGKVTSPTFIIAREHRSLVGGASLVHVDAYRLLEGGGDPAGALDSLDLDTELEEAVVVAEWGGGLVEQLADRYLLVSFDRTTAVAEDPESEARIVSWRVVGE; this is translated from the coding sequence ATGAAGAAAGACTTTCCAACGCAAGGCAGCAAGCGCCTGGAAACTGCTGCAGATACGCAGAAGTTGGGTGAGGAACTAGGTGCGGTCCTAGAGGCAGGCGATGTGGTGATCCTTGATGGGCCATTGGGCGCAGGCAAGACTACGTTCACCCAAGGGCTCGCCCGTGGCTTGGGGGTTAAGGGGAAGGTGACCTCCCCAACCTTCATCATCGCCCGGGAGCATCGGAGCCTCGTAGGTGGAGCGTCGTTGGTACATGTGGATGCCTATCGCCTCTTGGAAGGCGGTGGCGATCCGGCCGGGGCGCTGGATTCATTGGATCTCGATACGGAGCTGGAGGAGGCTGTGGTTGTCGCCGAGTGGGGCGGCGGGCTGGTGGAACAGCTGGCGGATCGCTATTTGCTTGTGTCTTTCGATCGCACGACTGCGGTAGCAGAGGATCCTGAGTCGGAGGCGCGAATTGTTTCTTGGCGGGTAGTAGGTGAGTAG
- a CDS encoding aspartate:alanine exchanger family transporter — translation MLSFLVGQPLLTLILILAVGLALGKVRILGISLGAAAVLFVALAVSTIEPDLALSPLLYQLGLAMFVYAIGLSAGGEFFAEFRHRGWKLSVFMIVLLLAMLGLSWAFAKMLGLSAPLGAGMFAGALTSTPGMAAIVNMMAGIDPAQSATPVVSYSLAYPGAVIGTIAVAAVGAKILKVNHNEDAVAEGMIAKPLQWAGVRIGPGHSGTIAQLPTLAGEEIIATRVVHSPTNHSLAAPTDRLYEGMVLVINGTPEAIERATAVLGEPVEVEIANTDLEYRRVAVSNKNVVGHTIGELNTVRSGFIIARLRRGDSDVVPEPDDVLQYSDRVRVIAPANRMDEVRKFLGDSEKSLADVDLLPFFLGLLAGLLIGLIPVPLPDGNSLSLGFGGGPIVAGLILGWANRSGRIQWQLPYHANRTISTFGLAIFLAGVGTSAGVGFRSALTDPNSLKVMAAAVVVTVVSAIVCALVTMNLFKLRWDEAMGVAAGATTNPAMISYINGQTGTELAMRGYATVYPTAMIGKIIACQILLLILM, via the coding sequence ATGCTCAGCTTCCTTGTGGGGCAACCGCTTCTTACTCTCATTCTTATTCTCGCCGTGGGACTAGCCCTTGGTAAGGTTCGTATCCTCGGCATTTCTTTGGGCGCCGCCGCCGTGCTTTTTGTGGCGTTGGCGGTCTCGACGATCGAGCCAGACCTGGCGCTGTCGCCGCTGTTGTATCAGCTTGGTCTTGCCATGTTCGTCTACGCGATCGGCCTGTCAGCGGGTGGGGAATTCTTCGCGGAGTTTCGGCATCGCGGGTGGAAGCTGTCGGTGTTTATGATTGTGCTCTTGCTGGCCATGCTGGGGTTGTCGTGGGCGTTTGCCAAGATGTTGGGGCTGTCTGCGCCGCTTGGCGCGGGCATGTTTGCCGGTGCTTTGACATCCACGCCGGGTATGGCAGCGATCGTGAACATGATGGCAGGCATCGACCCAGCGCAGTCAGCGACCCCGGTGGTCAGTTATTCGCTGGCCTATCCCGGTGCAGTGATCGGAACGATCGCGGTCGCCGCGGTGGGGGCGAAGATCCTCAAAGTCAACCACAACGAGGACGCCGTCGCCGAGGGAATGATCGCCAAGCCTTTGCAGTGGGCGGGCGTGCGCATCGGGCCCGGCCACAGTGGCACGATCGCCCAGCTGCCGACGCTGGCTGGCGAGGAGATCATTGCCACTCGCGTGGTTCACAGCCCGACCAATCATTCGCTGGCCGCGCCCACGGATCGCCTCTACGAGGGCATGGTGCTGGTCATCAACGGCACCCCTGAGGCAATTGAGCGCGCTACCGCGGTGTTGGGTGAGCCGGTTGAGGTGGAAATCGCCAATACCGACCTTGAGTATCGCCGCGTAGCCGTGTCGAATAAGAACGTTGTGGGGCATACGATCGGTGAGCTCAACACCGTGCGCTCCGGATTCATCATTGCTCGTTTGCGCCGCGGCGATTCCGATGTCGTCCCCGAACCCGACGACGTGCTGCAGTACTCCGACCGTGTTCGCGTGATCGCCCCGGCCAACCGCATGGATGAGGTCCGTAAGTTCCTCGGCGATAGCGAGAAATCGCTTGCCGACGTCGACCTGCTTCCCTTCTTCCTCGGATTGCTCGCCGGCTTGCTCATCGGACTTATTCCGGTTCCCCTCCCTGACGGAAACTCCCTGTCGCTCGGCTTCGGCGGAGGCCCGATCGTCGCCGGACTTATCTTGGGGTGGGCCAACCGCTCCGGCCGGATCCAGTGGCAGTTGCCCTATCATGCCAACCGAACCATTTCCACGTTCGGACTTGCCATCTTCCTTGCCGGTGTCGGCACCTCGGCGGGTGTGGGCTTCCGCTCCGCACTGACTGACCCCAACTCTTTGAAGGTAATGGCAGCCGCGGTCGTGGTCACGGTGGTCTCGGCGATAGTGTGCGCGCTGGTGACGATGAACCTGTTCAAGCTGCGCTGGGATGAGGCAATGGGGGTGGCCGCCGGTGCGACAACGAACCCGGCGATGATTTCCTACATCAACGGCCAGACGGGCACCGAACTAGCAATGCGTGGCTACGCCACTGTCTATCCCACCGCGATGATCGGCAAAATCATCGCCTGCCAGATCCTGTTGTTAATTTTGATGTAG
- the tsaB gene encoding tRNA (adenosine(37)-N6)-threonylcarbamoyltransferase complex dimerization subunit type 1 TsaB: MLVLAIDTSTADLIVGLVRTDATAEGERKLVGQVIVEDCRKHNELLTPTTLSLLADAGLRLADVDAIVVGCGPGPFTGLRVGMATAAAFGDALGIPVFGVCSLDAAAYGIEGTVLVASDARRKEVYWAAYDGGRRVAGPDVIRPEQLDPQAGVKGFDTVSITPSLASRLPQALKDCTLVHTRPLPLNLVAVADLSATPGPLVPLYLRRPDATEPALRPQSPAIPKVDFDQ, translated from the coding sequence GTGCTTGTTCTTGCTATTGATACCTCTACCGCCGATCTCATTGTTGGCCTCGTGCGCACCGACGCAACGGCTGAAGGCGAAAGAAAGCTTGTTGGCCAGGTCATCGTCGAAGACTGCCGAAAGCACAATGAGCTGCTGACTCCCACGACGCTTTCTTTGCTTGCCGACGCGGGGCTGAGGCTTGCCGACGTCGATGCTATCGTTGTCGGTTGCGGCCCGGGCCCATTCACGGGGCTGCGGGTGGGCATGGCCACCGCGGCCGCCTTCGGGGACGCGCTGGGGATTCCAGTTTTCGGGGTATGCTCACTCGATGCCGCAGCCTACGGGATTGAGGGAACCGTATTGGTGGCATCGGATGCGCGCCGCAAGGAAGTGTACTGGGCTGCCTACGATGGGGGGCGTCGCGTGGCGGGGCCCGACGTCATACGGCCGGAACAGCTTGACCCCCAGGCCGGCGTGAAGGGATTTGATACCGTATCCATCACCCCCAGCCTGGCCTCTCGTTTGCCACAGGCACTGAAGGACTGCACGCTCGTTCATACCCGCCCGCTTCCGCTAAACCTTGTGGCTGTGGCCGATCTTTCCGCAACGCCCGGCCCGTTGGTGCCGTTATATCTGCGCCGCCCCGATGCCACAGAGCCGGCGCTGCGCCCGCAATCTCCTGCTATCCCGAAGGTAGACTTCGATCAATGA
- the rimI gene encoding ribosomal protein S18-alanine N-acetyltransferase, protein MTTADGPGSDNAPQLARDDATTPVLRELRDADAARLAQLEQVLFPGDNPWTASDFRSEMSQPHSFYIGIDVTAHSETVLAGYAGLAMLGPREDPEFEIHTIGVDPAYQRRGFARLLMDNLMHVADLLGGPVFLEVRTDNVAAIALYEAYGFQRQGIRRRYYQPSGADAYTMLRPARPRS, encoded by the coding sequence ATGACCACAGCCGATGGCCCAGGATCTGACAACGCACCACAGTTAGCGCGCGATGATGCCACCACACCGGTGCTGCGAGAACTCAGAGACGCCGATGCCGCGCGGTTGGCGCAACTCGAGCAGGTCTTGTTCCCCGGCGATAACCCGTGGACGGCCTCGGATTTCCGCTCAGAGATGAGCCAGCCGCATTCTTTCTATATCGGTATTGACGTCACCGCCCATAGCGAGACGGTGCTGGCCGGCTACGCGGGACTGGCGATGCTCGGCCCGCGTGAAGATCCTGAGTTTGAGATTCATACCATCGGCGTGGATCCGGCCTATCAGCGCCGCGGATTCGCCCGCCTGCTGATGGACAACCTCATGCACGTCGCCGATCTGCTCGGCGGGCCTGTGTTTTTGGAGGTGCGCACCGATAACGTCGCTGCGATCGCACTGTATGAGGCTTACGGATTTCAGCGGCAGGGAATCCGCAGGCGTTATTACCAGCCGTCGGGGGCGGACGCGTACACGATGCTGCGCCCCGCGCGTCCCCGAAGCTAG
- the tsaD gene encoding tRNA (adenosine(37)-N6)-threonylcarbamoyltransferase complex transferase subunit TsaD: protein MIILGIESSCDETGVGIIDLADDGTMTILADSVASSMQQHARFGGVVPEIASRAHLEAMQPVMRAALEQAGISKPDAVAATVGPGLAGALLVGASAAKAYAAAWDVPFYGVNHLGGHVAVANLEGEPLPHAIALLVSGGHTQILEVEAVGKPMKELGSTLDDAAGEAYDKVARLLGLGYPGGPVIDKLAARGNKKAIAFPRGLSRKDDLRGEHRFDFSFSGLKTSVARYVEAAERNGEVISVEDVCASFQEAVCDVLTAKAVAACEETGARVLLLGGGVAANSRLRELARRRCESKGIELRVPRFKLCTDNGVMIAAVGAQLIFEGAQPSGLGIGTDTSLEVEIPLVLAPASA, encoded by the coding sequence ATGATCATCTTGGGAATCGAGTCCTCTTGTGACGAAACGGGCGTGGGCATCATCGACCTTGCCGACGACGGAACCATGACCATCCTTGCCGATTCGGTGGCCAGTTCCATGCAACAGCACGCGCGCTTCGGCGGTGTGGTTCCCGAAATCGCTTCCCGCGCCCACCTCGAGGCCATGCAGCCGGTGATGCGGGCGGCGCTTGAACAAGCGGGCATTTCTAAGCCCGATGCCGTTGCAGCCACCGTCGGGCCCGGACTGGCCGGCGCCTTGCTGGTCGGTGCCTCGGCGGCGAAGGCGTACGCGGCGGCGTGGGACGTGCCTTTTTATGGTGTCAACCACCTCGGCGGGCATGTGGCGGTAGCCAACTTGGAAGGCGAACCTCTGCCGCATGCCATCGCGCTGCTCGTCTCCGGCGGGCACACGCAAATCCTTGAGGTTGAGGCGGTCGGCAAACCCATGAAGGAGCTGGGTTCGACGCTTGACGACGCCGCCGGTGAGGCCTACGACAAAGTAGCGCGGCTGCTGGGACTGGGGTATCCGGGTGGGCCGGTGATCGACAAGCTCGCCGCCCGCGGCAACAAAAAGGCGATTGCCTTCCCGCGCGGGCTTTCGCGCAAGGATGACTTACGGGGCGAGCACCGCTTCGACTTTTCTTTTTCCGGACTCAAGACATCGGTGGCGCGCTACGTTGAGGCCGCCGAACGCAACGGGGAGGTCATTAGCGTTGAGGATGTCTGTGCTTCTTTCCAAGAGGCTGTCTGTGACGTCCTTACCGCTAAGGCGGTTGCCGCCTGCGAGGAAACCGGCGCGCGGGTATTGCTGCTGGGTGGGGGAGTCGCGGCCAACTCGCGGCTGCGCGAACTGGCACGACGACGCTGCGAGTCAAAGGGCATCGAGCTGCGGGTGCCACGCTTTAAGTTGTGTACCGACAACGGCGTCATGATCGCAGCCGTCGGCGCGCAGCTCATTTTCGAGGGTGCGCAGCCGTCCGGGCTGGGGATTGGAACGGATACCTCCTTGGAGGTGGAGATTCCCCTCGTGCTTGCGCCGGCTTCCGCGTAG
- the groES gene encoding co-chaperone GroES, whose translation MANVNIKPLEDRILIQISEAETTTASGLVIPDSAKEKPQEGVVVAAGPGRFDGDDRVPMDIKVGDTVVFSKYGGTELKYNGQEYLLLNSRDVLAIIEK comes from the coding sequence GTGGCTAACGTCAACATCAAGCCTTTGGAGGATCGCATCCTCATCCAGATCAGCGAAGCTGAGACCACCACCGCCTCCGGCCTGGTCATCCCAGACTCCGCCAAGGAGAAGCCTCAGGAGGGCGTCGTTGTCGCAGCCGGCCCAGGCCGCTTCGATGGCGATGACCGCGTCCCGATGGACATCAAGGTTGGTGACACCGTTGTGTTCTCCAAGTACGGCGGAACCGAGCTGAAGTACAACGGCCAGGAGTACCTCCTGCTCAATTCCCGCGACGTGCTGGCCATCATCGAAAAGTAA
- the groL gene encoding chaperonin GroEL (60 kDa chaperone family; promotes refolding of misfolded polypeptides especially under stressful conditions; forms two stacked rings of heptamers to form a barrel-shaped 14mer; ends can be capped by GroES; misfolded proteins enter the barrel where they are refolded when GroES binds) produces MSKLIAFNQEAREGILKGVDTLADAVKVTLGPRGRNVVLEKAFGSPTVTNDGVTIAREIDVEDPFENLGAQLVKSVAVKTNDLAGDGTTTATLLAQAIITEGLRNVAAGANPIELNEGIAKATEHVIEQLQSRATEVSSSADIANVATVSSRDEVVGEMVAAAMDKVGKDGVVTVEESQSIDSYLDVTEGVSFDKGYLSPYFITDTDTQQAVFDNPLVLLVRNKISSLPDFLPLLEKVVESSKPVVIIAEDVEGEPLQTLVVNSIRKTIKAVAVKSPYFGERRKAFMDDLAVVTAATVIDPEVGINLNEAGAEVFGTARRITVTKDETIIVDGAGTAEAIESRREQIRREIEMTDSTWDREKAEERLAKLSGGVAVIRVGAATETEVSERKLRVEDAINAARAAAQEGIIAGGGSALAQIAAGLDSYAEDFEGDVKVGIKALARALSKPAFWIASNAGLDGAVVVNRISEMDNGFGFNAATLEYGNLIEQGIIDPVKVTHSAVVNATSVARMVLTTEASVVEKPVDPADVPAAGVHQH; encoded by the coding sequence ATGTCTAAGCTGATTGCATTCAACCAGGAAGCCCGCGAGGGAATCCTGAAGGGTGTGGACACGCTGGCTGACGCGGTAAAGGTTACCTTGGGGCCACGCGGCCGCAACGTTGTGTTGGAGAAGGCCTTCGGCTCTCCGACCGTGACCAACGATGGTGTTACCATCGCCCGCGAGATCGACGTTGAGGATCCTTTCGAGAATCTCGGCGCTCAGCTGGTCAAGTCCGTTGCCGTCAAGACCAACGATCTGGCAGGCGATGGCACCACCACCGCAACCCTGCTCGCCCAGGCCATCATCACTGAGGGGCTGCGCAATGTAGCCGCTGGCGCTAACCCGATCGAGCTCAATGAGGGCATCGCAAAGGCCACCGAGCACGTCATCGAGCAGCTCCAGTCCCGTGCCACCGAGGTATCCTCCTCCGCGGACATTGCCAATGTGGCCACCGTGTCCTCCCGCGACGAGGTTGTCGGCGAGATGGTCGCCGCTGCCATGGACAAGGTGGGCAAGGACGGCGTGGTGACCGTCGAGGAGTCTCAGTCCATCGACTCGTACCTCGATGTGACCGAGGGCGTGTCCTTCGACAAGGGCTACCTGTCCCCCTACTTCATCACCGACACCGACACCCAGCAGGCCGTCTTCGACAACCCGCTCGTGCTTTTGGTGCGCAACAAGATCTCCTCCCTGCCGGATTTCCTCCCGCTCTTGGAGAAGGTGGTGGAGTCCTCCAAGCCGGTCGTCATCATCGCCGAGGATGTTGAGGGCGAGCCGCTGCAGACCCTGGTGGTCAACTCCATCCGTAAGACCATCAAGGCGGTCGCTGTGAAGTCCCCGTACTTCGGTGAGCGTCGCAAGGCATTCATGGATGACCTTGCCGTGGTTACCGCAGCCACCGTCATCGACCCAGAGGTTGGCATCAACCTCAACGAGGCCGGTGCTGAGGTATTTGGTACCGCTCGTCGCATCACGGTCACCAAGGATGAGACCATCATCGTCGACGGAGCTGGAACCGCCGAAGCCATCGAGTCTCGTCGGGAGCAGATCCGCCGCGAGATCGAGATGACCGACTCCACCTGGGATCGCGAAAAGGCTGAGGAACGCTTGGCCAAGCTGTCTGGTGGTGTCGCCGTAATCCGCGTCGGCGCAGCCACCGAGACCGAGGTTTCCGAGCGCAAGCTGCGCGTCGAGGACGCCATCAACGCTGCCCGTGCGGCGGCGCAGGAAGGCATTATTGCCGGCGGCGGCTCCGCCCTGGCTCAGATCGCCGCAGGCCTGGACTCTTATGCCGAGGACTTCGAGGGAGACGTCAAGGTCGGCATCAAGGCCTTGGCTCGCGCTTTGAGCAAGCCAGCCTTCTGGATCGCCTCCAACGCAGGTCTCGACGGTGCGGTGGTTGTCAACCGCATCTCCGAGATGGACAATGGCTTCGGCTTTAACGCTGCCACTCTGGAGTATGGCAACCTGATCGAGCAGGGGATCATCGACCCGGTGAAGGTAACCCACTCGGCAGTCGTCAACGCCACCTCTGTGGCGCGCATGGTTTTGACCACCGAGGCTTCTGTGGTTGAAAAGCCGGTCGATCCTGCAGACGTCCCTGCCGCAGGTGTCCACCAGCACTAA
- a CDS encoding WhiB family transcriptional regulator: MTQPNLLPGPNADFWDWQLRGACRGKNSDVFYHPDGERGRARMQRELRAKAICNDCPVLQQCREHALKVAEPYGIWGGLSESERQLVLRSRNRSRPKITV; encoded by the coding sequence ATGACCCAGCCAAACCTGCTCCCGGGTCCAAATGCTGACTTTTGGGATTGGCAGCTTCGAGGTGCTTGCCGCGGGAAGAATTCGGACGTCTTCTACCACCCAGACGGCGAACGCGGACGCGCCCGCATGCAGCGTGAACTTCGCGCCAAGGCCATTTGCAACGACTGCCCCGTACTCCAGCAGTGCCGTGAACACGCGCTCAAGGTCGCCGAGCCCTACGGAATCTGGGGCGGGCTTTCCGAGTCGGAGCGTCAGCTGGTCCTGCGAAGCCGCAACCGTAGCCGCCCAAAAATCACTGTATAG